In Micropterus dolomieu isolate WLL.071019.BEF.003 ecotype Adirondacks unplaced genomic scaffold, ASM2129224v1 scaffold_178, whole genome shotgun sequence, one DNA window encodes the following:
- the LOC123967242 gene encoding SNF-related serine/threonine-protein kinase-like, translating to MLCLKQSEVSCQSKSRHHNDQRPENIKYSLSYLYRQSWPTRVDMHQDIEDSLAASSISHAGGPQSPARSAENLLNGHRSKGMLELGRREETTLTDCSGPPSQGACAATSGSAPGSTSGTIRAPTPSTSAAAKQRTCLFRVMEDEEEEEEQDPSPLPTQVVLRRKPPSITNRLTSRKSAPVLNQIFEEEGESDDDFDMDEGLPPKLSRLKMNMAGNAASLSSAAGSSSSPGSTQKRYHRRKSQGRGSSCSSSETSDDDSESHRRRLDKDSGFSYSWNRRDSSEGPPGSSGGNGGGSSSGQSKPPGEGGGTSGPDRGSPPGGGSNGGGEGGGGGGGGGGGGGNKGQDSPSSCCNNSSTTNPSLSSLSRSSRTVSRGTELVESLKLMSLCLSSQLQHHRGGRGGRGGRGGKFIIDPGSLSGGSVKIQEKSAWRMCIGSTGSLDTITLPTTALPRTPATQHHHRKTAPHGPPGLQAGPGGRDAHSNLSTLKNGVLQLPLCEKTISVNIQRGGGSRDGLLCTSAPASCCQVI from the exons ATGTTGTGTTTAAAGCAGAGTGAAGTTTCCTGCCAAAGCAAATCCAGACATCATAATGATCAAAGACCTGAGAATATTAAATACTCTCTGTCTTATCTGTACAGGCAGTCGTGGCCCACCAGAGTGGACATGCACCAGGACATAGAGGACAGCTTGGCAGCGTCCTCTATCTCCCACGCTGGGGGACCCCAGTCCCCGGCCCGCAGCGCAGAGAACCTGCTCAACGGTCATCGCTCCAAAGGCATGCTGGAGCTGGGCCGACGAGAGGAAACCACACTGACGGACTGTTCAGGACCGCCATCCCAG GGAGCCTGTGCTGCCACCTCGGGCTCTGCTCCTGGGTCTACCTCTGGGACAATCAGGGCCCCCACGCCATCCACCTCAGCCGCAGCCAAGCAGCGAACCTGCCTGTTCAG GGTgatggaggatgaggaggaggaggaagagcaggacCCATCTCCCCTCCCGACCCAGGTGGTCCTGCGCCGTAAGCCGCCCTCCATCACCAACCGCCTAACCTCCAGGAAGAGTGCCCCGGTGCTCAACCAGATCTTCGAAGAGGAGGGGGAGTCGGACGACGACTTCGACATGGATGAGGGCCTGCCCCCCAAACTCAGCCGTCTCAAGATGAACATGGCCGGGAACGCCGCCAGCCTGAGCTCCGCGGCCGGCTCCTCCTCGTCCCCGGGGTCCACGCAGAAGCGCTACCACCGGCGCAAGAGCCAGGGGAGGGGGTCATCGTGTTCGAGCTCTGAGACTAGCGATGACGACTCGGAGAGCCACCGGAGGCGTCTGGACAAAGACTCAGGTTTCAGTTACAGTTGGAACAGAAGGGACAGCAGCGAGGGGCCGCCTGGTAGCTCGGGCGGCAACGGGGGAGGCAGCAGCTCAGGGCAGAGTAAACCTCCCGGAGAGGGAGGGGGAACCTCTGGTCCAGACAGGGGGAGTCCTCCTGGAGGAGGAAGcaatggaggaggagagggtggtggtggagggggtggtgggggaggaggagggggtaaTAAAGGACAAGACAGCCCATCCAGTTGTTGTAACAACAGTAGCACTACTAACCCTTCCCTCAGCTCTCTGTCCCGCTCGTCCCGCACGGTCAGCCGCGGCACCGAGCTGGTGGAGAGCCTGAAGCTGATGAGTCTGTGCCTCAGCTCCCAGCTGCAACACCACCGCGGGGGGCGGGGAGgtcgaggaggaagaggggggaAGTTCATCATAGACCCTGGCAGCCTCTCAGGAGGGAGCGTGAAAATCCAGGAGAAATCAGCCTGGAGGATGTGCATCGGCTCCACAGGGAGCCTGGACACCATCACCCTCCCCACCACCGCCCTGCCACGCACCCCCGCCACACAGCATCACCACCGCAAAACAGCGCCACACGGCCCCCCCGGGCTGCAGGCGGGGCCGGGCGGCAGGGACGCTCACAGCAACCTGAGCACTTTGAAAAACGGCGTGCTTCAACTACCTCTGTGTGAGAAGACCATCTCTGTCAACATCCAGCGGGGCGGGGGCTCCAGGGATGGCCTGCTCTGTACCTCGGCTCCGGCCAGCTGCTGCCAGGTCATCTGA